In the Nothobranchius furzeri strain GRZ-AD chromosome 15, NfurGRZ-RIMD1, whole genome shotgun sequence genome, one interval contains:
- the cdk11b gene encoding cyclin-dependent kinase 11B isoform X4 produces the protein MLMGDEKETWKVKTLDEILLEKKRRRELEEKTDLKRQKNFSQGLASQANDREAKRDTPEEGELRDQRMEITIRNSPYTREDSTEDRGEEDESLAIKPPQQVARKDKSHHRKEEKRKDKRRHRSHSAEGGGKHMRAKEKERESDRRKRRWEEDKARRDWERQKRREEARAHSRRERSAPTSERDRLEQIERQRERDRKLHEQQKDQRDLKDRDRRVEDRRKERGTRREIPSHHRMLPDDYDDKQKQSHHSRSPNRIPRDRSEHGEPRKTTASKEEKPDIKDLLADLQDISDAERKTSTAESSMASGSGSEDEEEEDDEGEEESSQGEEEDEDSVSGSGRSEQSAEDVSEEEQSEGYFEEEQENGNHIPAVPESRFDHDSEESGEDMEEEEEEEEEEEEEEEEGDGVEGDHTPQSPIHVHTPTPEASPPGSPVEVKKELPKYLPALQGCRSVEEFQCLNRIEEGTYGVVYRAKDKKTDEIVALKRLKMEKEKEGFPITSLREINTILKAQHPNIVTVREIVVGSNMDKIYIVMNYVEHDLKSLMETMKQPFLPGEVKTLMIQLLRGVRHLHDNWILHRDLKTSNLLLSHKGILKIGDFGLAREYGSPLKPYTPVVVTLWYRSPELLLGAKEYSTAVDMWSLGCIFGELLTQKPLFPGKSEIDQINKIFKDLGSPSEKIWPGYSELPAVKKMSFTEYPYNNLRKRFGALLSDQGFDLMNKFLTYCPSKRISADEGLKHEYFRETPLPIDPSVFPTWPAKSEQQRVKRGTSPRPPEGGLGYGHLGDDDLKDTGFHLTTSNQGASAVGPGFSLKF, from the exons ATGCTGATGGGGGACGAAAAAGAGACCTGGAAAGTTAAAACTCTTGATGAAATTCTGTTGGAGAAAAAACGCAGAAGAGAGTTAGAGGAGAAGACGGATCTTAAGCGCCAGAAAAAT TTCTCACAGGGCCTTGCTTCACAGGCGAATGATCGGGAAGCCAAACGAGATACTCCGGAGGAAGGAGAACTACGTGATCAAAGAATGGAAATAACAATTCGTAATTCTCCGTACACGCGGGAGGACTCAACAGAGGACAG AGGAGAAGAAGATGAATCTCTAGCAATCAAACCCCCACAGCAGGTAGCGAGGAAGGACAAGTCTCATCACAGAAAAGAGGAGAAGAGAAAAGACAAAAGACGTCATCGCAGTCACTCTGCTGAAGGAG ggggaaaacacaTGCGAGCCAAAGAAAAGGAGCGGGAGAGCGATCGCAGGAAGCGTAGGTGGGAAGAAGACAAAGCCCGTCGAGACTGGGAGAGACAGAAACGTAGGGAAGAAGCCAGAGCCCACTCACGCAGAGAGAGGTCGGCACCAACTTCTGAAAG GGATCGGCTGGAGCAGATCGAACGCCAACGGGAACGAGACCGGAAGCTTCACGAACAGCAAAAAGATCAGCGGGACCTTAAGGATCGAGACAGGAGGGTTGAAGATCGGCGCAAAGAACGAGGGACTCGGCGAGAAA TCCCGTCTCACCATCGGATGCTGCCAGATGATTACGACGATAAGCAGAAACAATCCCACCACAGTCGGAGTCCCAATCGTATTCCCCGGGACAGGTCTGAGCACGGAGAACCACGGAAAACTACCG CATCAAAAGAGGAGAAGCCAGATATCAAAGACCTGCTTGCAGACCTTCAGGACATTAGTGACGCTGAAAGGAAGACGAGCACTGCAGAATCCTCCATGG CGTCGGGGTCGGGCTctgaggatgaagaggaggaggatgatgaaggAGAAGAGGAGTCCAGCCAGGGTGAGGAAGAAGACGAGGACTCGGTTTCGGGTTCTGGGCGGTCCGAGCAGAGTGCAG AAGATGTGAGTGAAGAGGAGCAGTCAGAGGGGTACTTTGAAGAGGAGCAGGAAAATGGAAATCACATTCCTGCAG tgccgGAGTCCCGTTTCGACCACGATTCCGAGGAAAGCGGTGAGGacatggaggaggaagaggaggaggaggaggaggaggaggaagaggaggaggaaggtgaTGGCGTAGAGGGTGACCACACCCCCCAATCTCCTATTCACGTGCACACCCCTACCCCTGAAGCATCCCCCCCAGGCTCACCTGtagaggtgaagaaggagctacCTAAATACCTGCCAGCCTTACAG GGATGCCGCAGCGTGGAGGAGTTTCAGTGTTTGAATCGAATAGAGGAGGGAACTTATGGAGTGGTGTACAGAGCCAAGGACAAGAAGACTG ATGAGATTGTTGCACTGAAAAGGTTGAAAATGGAGAAGGAAAAAGAAGGTTTTCCCATCACATCGTTAAGAGAAATCAATACAATTCTGAAAGCTCAGCATCCCAACATCGTCACAGTACGG GAAATTGTTGTCGGGAGTAATATGGACAAGATCTACATTGTTATGAATTACGTGGAGCATGACCTGAAGAGTCTGATGGAAACCATGAAGCAGCCCTTCCTGCCAG GGGAAGTAAAGACGCTTATGATTCAGCTCCTTCGAGGAGTTCGACATCTCCACGACAACTGGATACTTCATCGGGATTTAAAGACCTCCAACCTACTGCTGAGCCATAAGGGCATCCTGAAG ATTGGTGATTTTGGTTTGGCCAGAGAGTACGGCTCCCCCCTCAAGCCTTACACCCCCGTCGTGGTGACTTTGTGGTACAGATCGCCGGAGCTGCTGCTTGGAGCCAAG GAGTACTCCACAGCTGTGGACATGTGGTCGTTGGGTTGCATATTTGGCGAGCTCCTCACCCAGAAACCTCTTTTCCCTGGAAAATCTGAAATTGACCAAATTAACAAGATTTTTAAG GATCTGGGATCACCCAGTGAGAAGATCTGGCCTGGCTACAGCGAGCTGCCTGCTGTGAAGAAGATGAGCTTCACAGAGTATCCCTACAACAACCTTCGGAAGCGTTTCGGAGCTCTGTTGTCAGACCAGGGCTTCGACCTCATGAACAA GTTCCTCACTTACTGCCCCAGTAAGAGGATCTCGGCAGACGAGGGGCTGAAGCACGAGTACTTCAGAGAAACCCCTCTCCCCATCGACCCCTCCGTGTTCCCCACGTGGCCCGCCAAGAGCGAGCAGCAGCGGGTGAAGAGAGGCACCAGTCCTCGTCCGCCTGAGGGAGGCCTTGGATATGGCCACCTG GGTGATGACGACCTGAAAGACACCGGCTTCCACCTCACAACCAGCAACCAGGGAGCTTCTGCAGTCGGACCAGGATTCAGCCTCAAATTCTGA
- the cdk11b gene encoding cyclin-dependent kinase 11B isoform X2 — translation MLMGDEKETWKVKTLDEILLEKKRRRELEEKTDLKRQKNFSQGLASQANDREAKRDTPEEGELRDQRMEITIRNSPYTREDSTEDRGEEDESLAIKPPQQVARKDKSHHRKEEKRKDKRRHRSHSAEGGGKHMRAKEKERESDRRKRRWEEDKARRDWERQKRREEARAHSRRERSAPTSESRLCVSPDHRDRLEQIERQRERDRKLHEQQKDQRDLKDRDRRVEDRRKERGTRREIPSHHRMLPDDYDDKQKQSHHSRSPNRIPRDRSEHGEPRKTTASKEEKPDIKDLLADLQDISDAERKTSTAESSMASGSGSEDEEEEDDEGEEESSQGEEEDEDSVSGSGRSEQSADVSEEEQSEGYFEEEQENGNHIPAVPESRFDHDSEESGEDMEEEEEEEEEEEEEEEEGDGVEGDHTPQSPIHVHTPTPEASPPGSPVEVKKELPKYLPALQGCRSVEEFQCLNRIEEGTYGVVYRAKDKKTDEIVALKRLKMEKEKEGFPITSLREINTILKAQHPNIVTVREIVVGSNMDKIYIVMNYVEHDLKSLMETMKQPFLPGEVKTLMIQLLRGVRHLHDNWILHRDLKTSNLLLSHKGILKIGDFGLAREYGSPLKPYTPVVVTLWYRSPELLLGAKEYSTAVDMWSLGCIFGELLTQKPLFPGKSEIDQINKIFKDLGSPSEKIWPGYSELPAVKKMSFTEYPYNNLRKRFGALLSDQGFDLMNKFLTYCPSKRISADEGLKHEYFRETPLPIDPSVFPTWPAKSEQQRVKRGTSPRPPEGGLGYGHLGDDDLKDTGFHLTTSNQGASAVGPGFSLKF, via the exons ATGCTGATGGGGGACGAAAAAGAGACCTGGAAAGTTAAAACTCTTGATGAAATTCTGTTGGAGAAAAAACGCAGAAGAGAGTTAGAGGAGAAGACGGATCTTAAGCGCCAGAAAAAT TTCTCACAGGGCCTTGCTTCACAGGCGAATGATCGGGAAGCCAAACGAGATACTCCGGAGGAAGGAGAACTACGTGATCAAAGAATGGAAATAACAATTCGTAATTCTCCGTACACGCGGGAGGACTCAACAGAGGACAG AGGAGAAGAAGATGAATCTCTAGCAATCAAACCCCCACAGCAGGTAGCGAGGAAGGACAAGTCTCATCACAGAAAAGAGGAGAAGAGAAAAGACAAAAGACGTCATCGCAGTCACTCTGCTGAAGGAG ggggaaaacacaTGCGAGCCAAAGAAAAGGAGCGGGAGAGCGATCGCAGGAAGCGTAGGTGGGAAGAAGACAAAGCCCGTCGAGACTGGGAGAGACAGAAACGTAGGGAAGAAGCCAGAGCCCACTCACGCAGAGAGAGGTCGGCACCAACTTCTGAAAG TCGGCTCTGTGTATCCCCTGACCACAGGGATCGGCTGGAGCAGATCGAACGCCAACGGGAACGAGACCGGAAGCTTCACGAACAGCAAAAAGATCAGCGGGACCTTAAGGATCGAGACAGGAGGGTTGAAGATCGGCGCAAAGAACGAGGGACTCGGCGAGAAA TCCCGTCTCACCATCGGATGCTGCCAGATGATTACGACGATAAGCAGAAACAATCCCACCACAGTCGGAGTCCCAATCGTATTCCCCGGGACAGGTCTGAGCACGGAGAACCACGGAAAACTACCG CATCAAAAGAGGAGAAGCCAGATATCAAAGACCTGCTTGCAGACCTTCAGGACATTAGTGACGCTGAAAGGAAGACGAGCACTGCAGAATCCTCCATGG CGTCGGGGTCGGGCTctgaggatgaagaggaggaggatgatgaaggAGAAGAGGAGTCCAGCCAGGGTGAGGAAGAAGACGAGGACTCGGTTTCGGGTTCTGGGCGGTCCGAGCAGAGTGCAG ATGTGAGTGAAGAGGAGCAGTCAGAGGGGTACTTTGAAGAGGAGCAGGAAAATGGAAATCACATTCCTGCAG tgccgGAGTCCCGTTTCGACCACGATTCCGAGGAAAGCGGTGAGGacatggaggaggaagaggaggaggaggaggaggaggaggaagaggaggaggaaggtgaTGGCGTAGAGGGTGACCACACCCCCCAATCTCCTATTCACGTGCACACCCCTACCCCTGAAGCATCCCCCCCAGGCTCACCTGtagaggtgaagaaggagctacCTAAATACCTGCCAGCCTTACAG GGATGCCGCAGCGTGGAGGAGTTTCAGTGTTTGAATCGAATAGAGGAGGGAACTTATGGAGTGGTGTACAGAGCCAAGGACAAGAAGACTG ATGAGATTGTTGCACTGAAAAGGTTGAAAATGGAGAAGGAAAAAGAAGGTTTTCCCATCACATCGTTAAGAGAAATCAATACAATTCTGAAAGCTCAGCATCCCAACATCGTCACAGTACGG GAAATTGTTGTCGGGAGTAATATGGACAAGATCTACATTGTTATGAATTACGTGGAGCATGACCTGAAGAGTCTGATGGAAACCATGAAGCAGCCCTTCCTGCCAG GGGAAGTAAAGACGCTTATGATTCAGCTCCTTCGAGGAGTTCGACATCTCCACGACAACTGGATACTTCATCGGGATTTAAAGACCTCCAACCTACTGCTGAGCCATAAGGGCATCCTGAAG ATTGGTGATTTTGGTTTGGCCAGAGAGTACGGCTCCCCCCTCAAGCCTTACACCCCCGTCGTGGTGACTTTGTGGTACAGATCGCCGGAGCTGCTGCTTGGAGCCAAG GAGTACTCCACAGCTGTGGACATGTGGTCGTTGGGTTGCATATTTGGCGAGCTCCTCACCCAGAAACCTCTTTTCCCTGGAAAATCTGAAATTGACCAAATTAACAAGATTTTTAAG GATCTGGGATCACCCAGTGAGAAGATCTGGCCTGGCTACAGCGAGCTGCCTGCTGTGAAGAAGATGAGCTTCACAGAGTATCCCTACAACAACCTTCGGAAGCGTTTCGGAGCTCTGTTGTCAGACCAGGGCTTCGACCTCATGAACAA GTTCCTCACTTACTGCCCCAGTAAGAGGATCTCGGCAGACGAGGGGCTGAAGCACGAGTACTTCAGAGAAACCCCTCTCCCCATCGACCCCTCCGTGTTCCCCACGTGGCCCGCCAAGAGCGAGCAGCAGCGGGTGAAGAGAGGCACCAGTCCTCGTCCGCCTGAGGGAGGCCTTGGATATGGCCACCTG GGTGATGACGACCTGAAAGACACCGGCTTCCACCTCACAACCAGCAACCAGGGAGCTTCTGCAGTCGGACCAGGATTCAGCCTCAAATTCTGA
- the cdk11b gene encoding cyclin-dependent kinase 11B isoform X1, giving the protein MLMGDEKETWKVKTLDEILLEKKRRRELEEKTDLKRQKNFSQGLASQANDREAKRDTPEEGELRDQRMEITIRNSPYTREDSTEDRGEEDESLAIKPPQQVARKDKSHHRKEEKRKDKRRHRSHSAEGGGKHMRAKEKERESDRRKRRWEEDKARRDWERQKRREEARAHSRRERSAPTSESRLCVSPDHRDRLEQIERQRERDRKLHEQQKDQRDLKDRDRRVEDRRKERGTRREIPSHHRMLPDDYDDKQKQSHHSRSPNRIPRDRSEHGEPRKTTASKEEKPDIKDLLADLQDISDAERKTSTAESSMASGSGSEDEEEEDDEGEEESSQGEEEDEDSVSGSGRSEQSAEDVSEEEQSEGYFEEEQENGNHIPAVPESRFDHDSEESGEDMEEEEEEEEEEEEEEEEGDGVEGDHTPQSPIHVHTPTPEASPPGSPVEVKKELPKYLPALQGCRSVEEFQCLNRIEEGTYGVVYRAKDKKTDEIVALKRLKMEKEKEGFPITSLREINTILKAQHPNIVTVREIVVGSNMDKIYIVMNYVEHDLKSLMETMKQPFLPGEVKTLMIQLLRGVRHLHDNWILHRDLKTSNLLLSHKGILKIGDFGLAREYGSPLKPYTPVVVTLWYRSPELLLGAKEYSTAVDMWSLGCIFGELLTQKPLFPGKSEIDQINKIFKDLGSPSEKIWPGYSELPAVKKMSFTEYPYNNLRKRFGALLSDQGFDLMNKFLTYCPSKRISADEGLKHEYFRETPLPIDPSVFPTWPAKSEQQRVKRGTSPRPPEGGLGYGHLGDDDLKDTGFHLTTSNQGASAVGPGFSLKF; this is encoded by the exons ATGCTGATGGGGGACGAAAAAGAGACCTGGAAAGTTAAAACTCTTGATGAAATTCTGTTGGAGAAAAAACGCAGAAGAGAGTTAGAGGAGAAGACGGATCTTAAGCGCCAGAAAAAT TTCTCACAGGGCCTTGCTTCACAGGCGAATGATCGGGAAGCCAAACGAGATACTCCGGAGGAAGGAGAACTACGTGATCAAAGAATGGAAATAACAATTCGTAATTCTCCGTACACGCGGGAGGACTCAACAGAGGACAG AGGAGAAGAAGATGAATCTCTAGCAATCAAACCCCCACAGCAGGTAGCGAGGAAGGACAAGTCTCATCACAGAAAAGAGGAGAAGAGAAAAGACAAAAGACGTCATCGCAGTCACTCTGCTGAAGGAG ggggaaaacacaTGCGAGCCAAAGAAAAGGAGCGGGAGAGCGATCGCAGGAAGCGTAGGTGGGAAGAAGACAAAGCCCGTCGAGACTGGGAGAGACAGAAACGTAGGGAAGAAGCCAGAGCCCACTCACGCAGAGAGAGGTCGGCACCAACTTCTGAAAG TCGGCTCTGTGTATCCCCTGACCACAGGGATCGGCTGGAGCAGATCGAACGCCAACGGGAACGAGACCGGAAGCTTCACGAACAGCAAAAAGATCAGCGGGACCTTAAGGATCGAGACAGGAGGGTTGAAGATCGGCGCAAAGAACGAGGGACTCGGCGAGAAA TCCCGTCTCACCATCGGATGCTGCCAGATGATTACGACGATAAGCAGAAACAATCCCACCACAGTCGGAGTCCCAATCGTATTCCCCGGGACAGGTCTGAGCACGGAGAACCACGGAAAACTACCG CATCAAAAGAGGAGAAGCCAGATATCAAAGACCTGCTTGCAGACCTTCAGGACATTAGTGACGCTGAAAGGAAGACGAGCACTGCAGAATCCTCCATGG CGTCGGGGTCGGGCTctgaggatgaagaggaggaggatgatgaaggAGAAGAGGAGTCCAGCCAGGGTGAGGAAGAAGACGAGGACTCGGTTTCGGGTTCTGGGCGGTCCGAGCAGAGTGCAG AAGATGTGAGTGAAGAGGAGCAGTCAGAGGGGTACTTTGAAGAGGAGCAGGAAAATGGAAATCACATTCCTGCAG tgccgGAGTCCCGTTTCGACCACGATTCCGAGGAAAGCGGTGAGGacatggaggaggaagaggaggaggaggaggaggaggaggaagaggaggaggaaggtgaTGGCGTAGAGGGTGACCACACCCCCCAATCTCCTATTCACGTGCACACCCCTACCCCTGAAGCATCCCCCCCAGGCTCACCTGtagaggtgaagaaggagctacCTAAATACCTGCCAGCCTTACAG GGATGCCGCAGCGTGGAGGAGTTTCAGTGTTTGAATCGAATAGAGGAGGGAACTTATGGAGTGGTGTACAGAGCCAAGGACAAGAAGACTG ATGAGATTGTTGCACTGAAAAGGTTGAAAATGGAGAAGGAAAAAGAAGGTTTTCCCATCACATCGTTAAGAGAAATCAATACAATTCTGAAAGCTCAGCATCCCAACATCGTCACAGTACGG GAAATTGTTGTCGGGAGTAATATGGACAAGATCTACATTGTTATGAATTACGTGGAGCATGACCTGAAGAGTCTGATGGAAACCATGAAGCAGCCCTTCCTGCCAG GGGAAGTAAAGACGCTTATGATTCAGCTCCTTCGAGGAGTTCGACATCTCCACGACAACTGGATACTTCATCGGGATTTAAAGACCTCCAACCTACTGCTGAGCCATAAGGGCATCCTGAAG ATTGGTGATTTTGGTTTGGCCAGAGAGTACGGCTCCCCCCTCAAGCCTTACACCCCCGTCGTGGTGACTTTGTGGTACAGATCGCCGGAGCTGCTGCTTGGAGCCAAG GAGTACTCCACAGCTGTGGACATGTGGTCGTTGGGTTGCATATTTGGCGAGCTCCTCACCCAGAAACCTCTTTTCCCTGGAAAATCTGAAATTGACCAAATTAACAAGATTTTTAAG GATCTGGGATCACCCAGTGAGAAGATCTGGCCTGGCTACAGCGAGCTGCCTGCTGTGAAGAAGATGAGCTTCACAGAGTATCCCTACAACAACCTTCGGAAGCGTTTCGGAGCTCTGTTGTCAGACCAGGGCTTCGACCTCATGAACAA GTTCCTCACTTACTGCCCCAGTAAGAGGATCTCGGCAGACGAGGGGCTGAAGCACGAGTACTTCAGAGAAACCCCTCTCCCCATCGACCCCTCCGTGTTCCCCACGTGGCCCGCCAAGAGCGAGCAGCAGCGGGTGAAGAGAGGCACCAGTCCTCGTCCGCCTGAGGGAGGCCTTGGATATGGCCACCTG GGTGATGACGACCTGAAAGACACCGGCTTCCACCTCACAACCAGCAACCAGGGAGCTTCTGCAGTCGGACCAGGATTCAGCCTCAAATTCTGA
- the cdk11b gene encoding cyclin-dependent kinase 11B isoform X5, with protein sequence MLMGDEKETWKVKTLDEILLEKKRRRELEEKTDLKRQKNFSQGLASQANDREAKRDTPEEGELRDQRMEITIRNSPYTREDSTEDRGEEDESLAIKPPQQVARKDKSHHRKEEKRKDKRRHRSHSAEGGGKHMRAKEKERESDRRKRRWEEDKARRDWERQKRREEARAHSRRERDRLEQIERQRERDRKLHEQQKDQRDLKDRDRRVEDRRKERGTRREIPSHHRMLPDDYDDKQKQSHHSRSPNRIPRDRSEHGEPRKTTASKEEKPDIKDLLADLQDISDAERKTSTAESSMASGSGSEDEEEEDDEGEEESSQGEEEDEDSVSGSGRSEQSAEDVSEEEQSEGYFEEEQENGNHIPAVPESRFDHDSEESGEDMEEEEEEEEEEEEEEEEGDGVEGDHTPQSPIHVHTPTPEASPPGSPVEVKKELPKYLPALQGCRSVEEFQCLNRIEEGTYGVVYRAKDKKTDEIVALKRLKMEKEKEGFPITSLREINTILKAQHPNIVTVREIVVGSNMDKIYIVMNYVEHDLKSLMETMKQPFLPGEVKTLMIQLLRGVRHLHDNWILHRDLKTSNLLLSHKGILKIGDFGLAREYGSPLKPYTPVVVTLWYRSPELLLGAKEYSTAVDMWSLGCIFGELLTQKPLFPGKSEIDQINKIFKDLGSPSEKIWPGYSELPAVKKMSFTEYPYNNLRKRFGALLSDQGFDLMNKFLTYCPSKRISADEGLKHEYFRETPLPIDPSVFPTWPAKSEQQRVKRGTSPRPPEGGLGYGHLGDDDLKDTGFHLTTSNQGASAVGPGFSLKF encoded by the exons ATGCTGATGGGGGACGAAAAAGAGACCTGGAAAGTTAAAACTCTTGATGAAATTCTGTTGGAGAAAAAACGCAGAAGAGAGTTAGAGGAGAAGACGGATCTTAAGCGCCAGAAAAAT TTCTCACAGGGCCTTGCTTCACAGGCGAATGATCGGGAAGCCAAACGAGATACTCCGGAGGAAGGAGAACTACGTGATCAAAGAATGGAAATAACAATTCGTAATTCTCCGTACACGCGGGAGGACTCAACAGAGGACAG AGGAGAAGAAGATGAATCTCTAGCAATCAAACCCCCACAGCAGGTAGCGAGGAAGGACAAGTCTCATCACAGAAAAGAGGAGAAGAGAAAAGACAAAAGACGTCATCGCAGTCACTCTGCTGAAGGAG ggggaaaacacaTGCGAGCCAAAGAAAAGGAGCGGGAGAGCGATCGCAGGAAGCGTAGGTGGGAAGAAGACAAAGCCCGTCGAGACTGGGAGAGACAGAAACGTAGGGAAGAAGCCAGAGCCCACTCACGCAGAGAGAG GGATCGGCTGGAGCAGATCGAACGCCAACGGGAACGAGACCGGAAGCTTCACGAACAGCAAAAAGATCAGCGGGACCTTAAGGATCGAGACAGGAGGGTTGAAGATCGGCGCAAAGAACGAGGGACTCGGCGAGAAA TCCCGTCTCACCATCGGATGCTGCCAGATGATTACGACGATAAGCAGAAACAATCCCACCACAGTCGGAGTCCCAATCGTATTCCCCGGGACAGGTCTGAGCACGGAGAACCACGGAAAACTACCG CATCAAAAGAGGAGAAGCCAGATATCAAAGACCTGCTTGCAGACCTTCAGGACATTAGTGACGCTGAAAGGAAGACGAGCACTGCAGAATCCTCCATGG CGTCGGGGTCGGGCTctgaggatgaagaggaggaggatgatgaaggAGAAGAGGAGTCCAGCCAGGGTGAGGAAGAAGACGAGGACTCGGTTTCGGGTTCTGGGCGGTCCGAGCAGAGTGCAG AAGATGTGAGTGAAGAGGAGCAGTCAGAGGGGTACTTTGAAGAGGAGCAGGAAAATGGAAATCACATTCCTGCAG tgccgGAGTCCCGTTTCGACCACGATTCCGAGGAAAGCGGTGAGGacatggaggaggaagaggaggaggaggaggaggaggaggaagaggaggaggaaggtgaTGGCGTAGAGGGTGACCACACCCCCCAATCTCCTATTCACGTGCACACCCCTACCCCTGAAGCATCCCCCCCAGGCTCACCTGtagaggtgaagaaggagctacCTAAATACCTGCCAGCCTTACAG GGATGCCGCAGCGTGGAGGAGTTTCAGTGTTTGAATCGAATAGAGGAGGGAACTTATGGAGTGGTGTACAGAGCCAAGGACAAGAAGACTG ATGAGATTGTTGCACTGAAAAGGTTGAAAATGGAGAAGGAAAAAGAAGGTTTTCCCATCACATCGTTAAGAGAAATCAATACAATTCTGAAAGCTCAGCATCCCAACATCGTCACAGTACGG GAAATTGTTGTCGGGAGTAATATGGACAAGATCTACATTGTTATGAATTACGTGGAGCATGACCTGAAGAGTCTGATGGAAACCATGAAGCAGCCCTTCCTGCCAG GGGAAGTAAAGACGCTTATGATTCAGCTCCTTCGAGGAGTTCGACATCTCCACGACAACTGGATACTTCATCGGGATTTAAAGACCTCCAACCTACTGCTGAGCCATAAGGGCATCCTGAAG ATTGGTGATTTTGGTTTGGCCAGAGAGTACGGCTCCCCCCTCAAGCCTTACACCCCCGTCGTGGTGACTTTGTGGTACAGATCGCCGGAGCTGCTGCTTGGAGCCAAG GAGTACTCCACAGCTGTGGACATGTGGTCGTTGGGTTGCATATTTGGCGAGCTCCTCACCCAGAAACCTCTTTTCCCTGGAAAATCTGAAATTGACCAAATTAACAAGATTTTTAAG GATCTGGGATCACCCAGTGAGAAGATCTGGCCTGGCTACAGCGAGCTGCCTGCTGTGAAGAAGATGAGCTTCACAGAGTATCCCTACAACAACCTTCGGAAGCGTTTCGGAGCTCTGTTGTCAGACCAGGGCTTCGACCTCATGAACAA GTTCCTCACTTACTGCCCCAGTAAGAGGATCTCGGCAGACGAGGGGCTGAAGCACGAGTACTTCAGAGAAACCCCTCTCCCCATCGACCCCTCCGTGTTCCCCACGTGGCCCGCCAAGAGCGAGCAGCAGCGGGTGAAGAGAGGCACCAGTCCTCGTCCGCCTGAGGGAGGCCTTGGATATGGCCACCTG GGTGATGACGACCTGAAAGACACCGGCTTCCACCTCACAACCAGCAACCAGGGAGCTTCTGCAGTCGGACCAGGATTCAGCCTCAAATTCTGA